ATTTTGAGCCACCAAAGATGACTATTGCCACTCTCAGAAACAGGGGCAAAGAGCTGGAAGCAATGGTGATCGCATCTGGAAGTGAGTAGTTTTTAGGTTGATCTGATTTCAGATCTGTCAGTTGTTAAACGATTGagagtaacttttttttttatttccttcagATGACGAAAAAAACCTCAATCGACAAGAAGAACTATTCGTTGAGGATCCTCAAAACGCTCACTTGTTTGATGTGGAAAAAGAACCGCAAAATGGTACTAAACGGACAACAGATGGTCCCGTGAGCTCagccaaaaggaaaaaagaggaCAAGCCTGAGAAAGATGAGGTATGTAAGAGCTTGCACTTAAATATTGCGAATCAAATCAATTTGTTAGATCATTAACGCTTAAGATTTTAAGTGTTCTGggaaaaaatgattttgctgaTCTCGACCAGAGATTTCGAGGAAAGTGCTAAATCAAATTTAGTAATATGACTCTGTACGATCTTGAAAAACGTTATCTACaagtgtttgtgttttgtttcacTGACTTTATTTCGGTATAAGCGGAACTGCATTTTTATGTCgtttcttgcattgcttaacttattttctcgaaaaagaGCATGGTTACCTATTCTTTCTGCATCGTTTGATTTTATTCCTTTAATCAACTCTAAGACAGGCTTTTTCTTGAGATTGTATTGCTTAAATTTGTGCGGAATTGAAACGTGGTGCAGAAATTAATTATGAATTTGAAGTACCGGTCAATTCTCGCCTCAGAACTCGATCGATCCTTGATGTTTTAGAAAATCGAGTTGCGTATACGACTTTGCCGAGGATCAACTTTTTGAGATTCGAGACACTCTAATCTTTATTCGAAAATCTCGATCGGAGATTTCGAGGAAAGTGATAAATCAAATTTGGTAATATGACTCTTTACGATCTTAAAAAACGCTATCTACAAGTGTTTGTGTTATGTTTCACTGACTTTATTTCGGTATAAGCGGAACTGCATTATTATGTCTCTTCTTGCATTGCTTAAgttattttctcgaaaaagaGCATGGCTATCTATTCTTTCTGCATCGTTTGATTTTATTCCTTTAATCAACTCTAAGACAGGCTTTTTCTTGAGATTGTATTGCTTAAATTTGTGCGGAATTGAAACGTGGTGCAGAAATTAATTATGAATTTGAAGTAGCGGTCAATTCTCGCCTCAGAACTCGATCGATCCTTGATGTTTTAGAAAATCGAGTTGCGCATACGACTTTGCCGAGGATCAACTTTTTGAGATTCGAGACACTCTAATCTTTATTCGAAAATCTCGATCGGAGATTTCGAGGAAAGTGATAAATCAAATTTGGTAATATGACTCTGTACGATCTTGAAAAACGCTATCTACAAGTGTTTGTGTTATGTTTCACTGACTTTATTTCGGTATAAGCGGAACTGCATTTTTATGTCTCTTCTTGCATTGCTTAAgttattttctcgaaaaagaGCATGGCTATCTATTCTTTCTGCATCGTTTGATTTTATTCCTTTAATCAACTCTAAGACAGGCTTTTTCTTGAGATTGTATTGCTTAAATTTGTGCGGAATTGAAACGTGGTGCAGAAATTAATTATGAATTTGAAGTAGCGGTCAATTCTCGCCTCAGAACTCGATCGATCCTTGATGTTTTAGAAAATCGAGTTGCGTATACGACTTTGCCGAGGATCAACTTTTTGAGATTCGAGACACTCTAATCTTTATTCGAAAATCTCGATCGGAGATTTCGAGGAAAGTGATCAATCAAATTTGGTAATATGACTCTGTACGATCTTGAAAAACGCTATCTACAAGTGTTTGTGTTATGTTTCACTGACTTTATTTCGGTATAAGCGGAACTGCATTTTTATGTCTCTTCTTGCATTGCTTAAgttattttctcgaaaaagaGCATGGCTATCTATTCTTTCTGCATCGTTTGATTTTATTCCTTTAATCAACTCTAAGACAGGCTTTTTCTTGAGATTGTATTGCTTAAATTTGTGCGGAATTGAAACGTGGTGCAGAAATTAATTATGAATTTGAAGTAGCGGTCAATTCTCGCCTCAGAACTCGATCGATCCTTGATGTTTTAGAAAATCGAGTTGCGCATACGACTTTGCCGAGGATCAACTTTTTGAGATTTGAGACACTCTAATCTTTATTCGAGAATCTCGATCAGAGATTTCGGGGGAAGTGATAATTTTTTGTAGACAGAACAATAGTGACAACCGAAGTGTCTAAAGAACTTttgtcgcaacaaaattgcgagacaagttgcatgAAAAGTCGCCTTGTGGAAAttggaaagagaaaaatgtGCTGTCTTAATCAGATTGATTATTTCTCGAATGGCCTCAAACAGCTTGAAACTCGACTCAAACCTCGAGAATCGAGGATTTCGAGATTTATGTAATCCCCTAACAAACTTGTTTGTTGTAGGTTCAGTTATTGAGCGAGTTCCGACATGAACAAGAGCGGAAGCAAGCTGAATCGAGAAAAAAGCGAGACGGCGTGAGAAAACAGATAACATCTGGGGACGCAAGTATTCAATGTGATATTGGAGTGGTTTCGCGAAGTGCAGTTTGTACGTCTGATGCATCTGTCCAAACAGAATATTATGATGTAACCAGTGAGCTTCAACAGCAGATACGGAACCTCGCAGAAGTGGTGAAACAGCTGACATCCCTAAAGTGCATACATCAGCATGAGCCGAAGATGCCCGCCTCGCCCGCCTTGTTTGATGATCAGCTCTCAGACCCAGTATTAGACCCAGCACTATCAGCTGTAATAGAAAACATATGTAACCGACTCCTTGGAAACGCTTCTCAGAATGCAGCTTCCGCAAATCCCATTGAGTCTCCCGTCCAGCCCACGCGTAATTATAACCACGAAGAACTATCGCCTCTTTGTCCTCCCCTCTTGGCGCCAACGAGACAACCCTTGCTGAGTATTGACCAGAATGTTTCTTTACCATCCTCAACACACAGTCATGGTCCGACCGATGAGCAGCGGCGAAACATTGCAGTTATCGTCGACATGGGCAAACATATGTCCACTGTGGCCCTTGCCTGTATGGACGTTCTCTTCACCGATGATGAGATGGCAAGGTGTAATACGTCTGGATC
This genomic window from Acropora muricata isolate sample 2 chromosome 2, ASM3666990v1, whole genome shotgun sequence contains:
- the LOC136904704 gene encoding uncharacterized protein, whose translation is MALRSLTKAPKLCLVYFSSDKSTCIVETKRLRDRETQKFIDFEPPKMTIATLRNRGKELEAMVIASGNDEKNLNRQEELFVEDPQNAHLFDVEKEPQNGTKRTTDGPVSSAKRKKEDKPEKDEVQLLSEFRHEQERKQAESRKKRDGVRKQITSGDASIQCDIGVVSRSAVCTSDASVQTEYYDVTSELQQQIRNLAEVVKQLTSLKCIHQHEPKMPASPALFDDQLSDPVLDPALSAVIENICNRLLGNASQNAASANPIESPVQPTRNYNHEELSPLCPPLLAPTRQPLLSIDQNVSLPSSTHSHGPTDEQRRNIAVIVDMGKHMSTVALACMDVLFTDDEMARCNTSGSKGFEQLDSSKLSFLFSTLKNKFDSPMFGEKWNQIVSCINTKCRGKRRTLIHRLKKNTLF